One genomic segment of Jaculus jaculus isolate mJacJac1 chromosome 2, mJacJac1.mat.Y.cur, whole genome shotgun sequence includes these proteins:
- the Arpc1b gene encoding actin-related protein 2/3 complex subunit 1B has translation MAYHSFLVEPISCHAWNKDRTQIAICPNNHEVHIYEKSGVKWSKVHELKEHNGQVTGIDWAPESNRIVTCGTDRNAYVWTLKGRTWKPTLVILRINRAARCVRWAPNENKFAVGSGSRVISICYFEQENDWWVCKHIKKPIRSTVLSLDWHPNNVLLAAGSCDFKCRIFSAYIKEVEERPAPTPWGSKMPFGELMFESSSSCGWVHGVCFSASGSRVAWVSHDSTVCLADADKKMAVATLASETLPLLALTFITENSLVAAGHDCFPVLFTYDGAAGTLSSGGRLDVPKQSSQRGMTARERFQNLDKKASSEGATASGVGLDSLHKNSVSQISVLSGGKAKCSQFCTTGMDGGMSIWDVKSLESALKDLKIK, from the exons ATGGCCTATCACAGCTTCCTGGTGGAACCCATCAGTTGCCACGCCTGGAACAAGGACCGCACGC AGATCGCCATCTGCCCCAACAACCATGAGGTGCATATCTACGAGAAGAGTGGCGTCAAGTGGAGCAAGGTGCACGAGCTCAAGGAGCACAACGGGCAGGTGACAG GCATTGACTGGGCCCCAGAGAGCAACCGAATTGTGACCTGTGGCACAGACCGCAACGCCTACGTGTGGACGCTGAAGGGTCGCACATGGAAACCCACGCTCGTCATCCTACGGATAAACCGTGCTGCCCGCTGTGTGCGCTGGGCACCCAACGAGAACAAGTTCGCCGTGGGCAGCGGCTCCCGGGTCATCTCAATCTGTTATTTTGAGCAGGAGAATGACTG GTGGGTGTGCAAGCACATCAAAAAGCCCATCCGCTCCACTGTCCTCAGCCTGGACTGGCACCCCAACAATGTGCTCCTGGCTGCTGGCTCCTGTGACTTCAAGTGCAG GATCTTCTCAGCCTATATCAAGGAGGTGGAGGAGCGGCCAGCTCCCACTCCGTGGGGCTCCAAGATGCCCTTTGGGGAGCTGATGTTTGAGTCCAGCAGCAGCTGTGGCTGGGTGCATGGCGTCTGCTTCTCTGCCAGCGGCAGCCGTGTGGCCTGGGTCAGCCATGACAGCACCGTGTGCCTGGCCGATGCTGACAAGAAGATGGC TGTCGCCACCCTGGCCTCTGAAACACTGCCGCTGCTGGCCCTCACCTTCATCACCGAGAACAGTCTGGTGGCAGCA GGTCATGACTGCTTCCCAGTGCTGTTTACCTATGATGGTGCTGCGGGCACGCTGAGCTCAGGTGGGCGTCTGGACGTGCCCAAGCAGAGCTCTCAGCGCGGCATGACTGCCCGCGAGCGCTTCCAGAACCTCGACAAGAAGGCCAGCTCCGAGGGCGCCACGGCCTCTGGTGTGGGCCTGGACTCGCTGCACAAGAACAGCGTCAG TCAGATCTCCGTGCTCAGTGGGGGCAAGGCCAAATGTTCCCAGTTCTGCACTACAGGCATGGATGGTGGCATGAGCATTTGGGATGTGAAG AGCCTGGAGTCAGCCTTGAAGGACCTGAAGATCAAGTGA